One Methylosinus sp. LW4 genomic region harbors:
- a CDS encoding GGDEF domain-containing protein, with the protein MLGASYALIVNVMIAALFAASFVFVALANPADRRALWFAASYMLGLSAPLSLFVIRFDVWPDFFGALNYVGFCAGLFLMAASLARFYGRGPRWSAIAILYCAALLSGAAIGEWPQDSLAFNLVYQTPYALATACCGWIILLASRRGALEVALAGLYGLIAAHFIAKPFFATAFGVGRTPSEYVASSYAIASQSATGVLLIAAGLLTLLIVAQEAIAEARRAAETDQLTGLLNRRGFDLACTPRLASARARRDPTTVVLLDLDHFKRVNDRFGHAVGDEVLQYFAALLRLTAPKGALAGRMGGEEFVVFLADAPLARGRRIAETIRQAAALNATPRLPQITVSIGVAEIAADETFSQAMSRADEALYRAKTLGRDRVCLASRAGVTESHS; encoded by the coding sequence ATGCTCGGCGCGTCCTACGCTCTCATCGTCAATGTCATGATCGCGGCGCTGTTCGCCGCGAGCTTTGTCTTCGTCGCGCTGGCCAATCCGGCCGACCGCCGGGCGCTGTGGTTCGCCGCGAGCTATATGCTCGGACTGTCGGCCCCGCTGAGCCTTTTCGTCATTCGTTTCGACGTCTGGCCCGATTTCTTCGGCGCGCTGAACTATGTGGGCTTTTGCGCGGGCCTATTCTTGATGGCGGCCTCGCTCGCCCGCTTCTACGGTCGCGGCCCGCGCTGGAGCGCCATCGCCATTCTCTATTGCGCCGCGCTGCTCAGCGGCGCGGCGATCGGCGAATGGCCGCAGGACAGTCTCGCCTTCAACCTCGTCTATCAGACGCCTTATGCTCTGGCGACCGCCTGCTGCGGCTGGATCATCCTGCTCGCGAGCCGACGCGGGGCGCTCGAAGTGGCGCTCGCCGGCCTCTATGGGCTGATCGCAGCGCATTTCATCGCAAAGCCATTTTTCGCGACCGCCTTCGGCGTCGGCCGCACGCCGAGCGAATATGTCGCCAGCTCCTATGCGATCGCCTCGCAATCGGCGACCGGCGTTCTGCTGATCGCAGCCGGGCTGCTCACCTTGCTCATTGTCGCGCAGGAGGCGATCGCCGAGGCGCGCCGGGCGGCGGAGACCGATCAGCTGACGGGGCTCCTGAACCGGCGCGGATTCGACCTCGCTTGCACGCCACGGCTCGCGAGCGCTCGAGCCAGGCGCGATCCGACGACCGTCGTTCTTCTCGACCTCGATCACTTCAAGCGGGTCAATGATCGATTCGGCCATGCGGTCGGCGACGAGGTCTTGCAATATTTCGCCGCCCTGCTGCGGCTGACGGCGCCGAAAGGCGCGCTCGCCGGCCGGATGGGAGGAGAGGAGTTCGTCGTTTTCCTGGCAGACGCGCCGCTCGCTCGAGGACGGCGCATCGCCGAGACGATCCGACAGGCGGCGGCGCTGAACGCCACGCCGCGCCTGCCACAGATCACCGTCAGCATAGGCGTCGCCGAAATCGCCGCGGACGAAACCTTCTCCCAAGCGATGAGCCGCGCGGATGAAGCGCTCTATCGCGCCAAGACGCTGGGCCGTGATCGCGTCTGTCTCGCCAGTCGGGCGGGCGTGACGGAGAGCCATAGCTAG
- a CDS encoding dicarboxylate/amino acid:cation symporter, with product MRSIETGLIAHWRAIPLYSRIIVAVALGVGAGLALGDSAHILETPAKLVLRLLGALAPPLILLAIVQALMRAHLGGGQALRLVALLFTNTLVAILIGLAVANVLQPGAWTTAAPAAPAEKAAAVGADPLTQFLDSVPKSLLGPFGDNGAVMGVIFIAVAFGVALRGLRTHEVRTVEDLVHVALTSLIAILHWIIDVVPLAVFGLIASIVGVKGFRDFFALGGFFIAVVTALALQFLYYLLRIRLGSWARPLHVVAGMRDALLMAFSTGSSTATMPLTYELLRERVGLREQSASMGALVGSNFNNDGTALYEAMAALFVAQLLGLHLTLGQQFLVVLTSIVASVGAAGIPEAGLVTMTMVFRAVALPTDYIALLLTVDWLLDRCRTAINVMGDVTVSCLLDGKTRASETGEGEGASPPPLR from the coding sequence TTGCGATCGATTGAGACCGGCCTCATCGCGCATTGGCGCGCCATTCCGCTCTATTCTCGCATCATCGTCGCGGTGGCGCTCGGCGTCGGCGCCGGCCTCGCGCTCGGCGATTCGGCGCATATTCTCGAGACGCCGGCCAAGCTCGTTCTGCGTCTGCTCGGCGCGCTGGCGCCGCCGCTCATCCTGCTCGCCATCGTGCAGGCGCTCATGCGCGCGCATCTCGGCGGCGGGCAGGCGCTGCGCCTCGTCGCTCTGCTGTTCACCAATACGCTCGTCGCGATTCTCATCGGCCTCGCCGTTGCGAATGTGCTGCAGCCCGGCGCCTGGACGACGGCGGCGCCCGCCGCGCCCGCGGAGAAAGCCGCGGCTGTCGGCGCCGATCCGCTGACGCAATTTCTCGACAGCGTGCCCAAGAGTCTTCTCGGACCTTTCGGCGACAATGGCGCGGTGATGGGCGTCATCTTCATCGCCGTCGCTTTCGGCGTCGCGCTGCGCGGGCTGCGCACGCATGAGGTACGCACGGTGGAGGATCTGGTGCATGTGGCGCTGACGAGCCTCATCGCCATTCTGCATTGGATCATCGATGTCGTGCCGCTCGCCGTCTTCGGCCTCATCGCCAGCATCGTCGGGGTGAAGGGCTTTCGCGATTTTTTCGCGCTCGGCGGATTCTTCATCGCCGTCGTCACCGCGCTGGCGCTGCAATTCCTCTATTATCTGCTGCGCATCAGGCTCGGCTCATGGGCGCGCCCGCTGCATGTGGTCGCCGGCATGCGCGATGCGCTGCTGATGGCTTTTTCGACCGGCAGCTCCACGGCGACCATGCCGCTCACCTATGAGCTCTTGCGCGAGCGCGTCGGATTGCGCGAGCAATCGGCGAGCATGGGCGCGCTGGTCGGCTCCAATTTCAACAATGACGGCACGGCGCTCTATGAGGCGATGGCGGCGCTTTTCGTCGCGCAATTGCTGGGGCTGCATTTGACGCTCGGCCAGCAATTTCTGGTGGTGCTGACCTCCATCGTCGCCTCTGTCGGCGCGGCCGGCATTCCAGAGGCCGGTCTCGTGACCATGACCATGGTGTTCCGCGCCGTCGCGCTGCCGACGGATTATATCGCGCTGCTGCTGACGGTCGACTGGCTCTTGGATCGCTGCCGCACGGCGATCAATGTGATGGGCGATGTGACGGTGAGCTGCCTGCTGGACGGAAAAACGCGGGCGAGCGAAACAGGAGAAGGCGAGGGCGCGTCGCCCCCGCCTCTCCGATAG
- a CDS encoding HpcH/HpaI aldolase/citrate lyase family protein, whose amino-acid sequence MISRPRRSVLAMPGSNARALEKGKTLAADVLMFELEDGVAEAAKETAREQVVAAVKGGGYGTREIIVRVNVFDSPWYAADIAAVAAAGPNAIVVPKANSREDILRAARDMKAAGAPAHTTLWAMIETPRALFDIEKIASAAEEAPLSAMMLGPNDIAKSTRARLTPGRPALVAWLSASVLAARLHNVDIIDGIYNDFNDLDGLRREAEQGRDLGMDGKMLIHPGQIATVNEVFAPSPAEIEFARRIVELFDAPENAAIGVAHIDGRMVERLHLDGARRTLALYAAA is encoded by the coding sequence ATGATTTCGCGACCGCGACGCAGCGTGCTGGCCATGCCGGGCTCCAACGCCAGAGCGCTGGAGAAGGGCAAGACGCTCGCAGCCGATGTGCTGATGTTCGAGCTCGAGGATGGGGTCGCCGAGGCCGCCAAGGAGACGGCGCGCGAGCAGGTCGTCGCCGCGGTGAAGGGCGGCGGCTATGGCACCCGCGAGATCATCGTGCGCGTCAATGTCTTCGATTCGCCCTGGTACGCCGCCGATATCGCCGCCGTCGCCGCGGCGGGGCCCAACGCCATCGTCGTCCCCAAGGCCAATAGCCGCGAGGATATTCTGCGCGCCGCGCGCGATATGAAAGCCGCCGGCGCCCCCGCCCACACCACGCTCTGGGCGATGATCGAGACGCCGCGCGCGCTCTTCGACATTGAGAAAATCGCCAGCGCAGCCGAGGAGGCGCCGCTCTCGGCCATGATGCTGGGGCCGAACGACATCGCCAAATCGACGCGGGCGCGGCTGACGCCGGGCCGTCCGGCGCTGGTCGCCTGGCTCTCCGCCTCGGTGCTGGCGGCGCGTCTGCACAATGTCGATATCATCGACGGCATCTACAATGATTTCAATGATCTCGACGGGCTGCGCCGCGAGGCCGAGCAGGGCCGCGACCTCGGCATGGACGGCAAAATGCTGATCCATCCGGGCCAGATCGCCACGGTGAACGAGGTCTTCGCGCCCTCGCCGGCCGAGATCGAATTCGCGCGCAGAATCGTCGAGCTGTTCGACGCGCCGGAGAATGCGGCGATCGGCGTCGCCCATATCGACGGCCGCATGGTCGAGCGCCTGCATCTCGACGGCGCGCGGCGCACGCTGGCGCTCTACGCCGCGGCCTGA
- a CDS encoding carbonic anhydrase: protein MTEAGPTEQPGDILPAHLEKGYETFLAGRFRSEQQRFHELAAEGQKPRTMVIGCCDSRVAPEAIFDAGPGELFVIRNVGNLVPPYAPDNQYHGTSAALEYAVMALKVQHLVILGHAQCGGVRAYAESQADPYTRPLSAGDFIGSWIKLLAPAAERAGAIPDPVTPDYVERLAFESIKQGVANLRSFPWIATLEQRHYLSLHGAYFGVMDGRLLALDEATGQFSQVAPQAHAAAFAQPRF from the coding sequence ATGACCGAAGCCGGCCCGACAGAGCAGCCCGGCGACATTCTCCCCGCCCATCTCGAGAAGGGTTACGAGACCTTTCTCGCCGGGCGGTTTCGCAGCGAGCAGCAGAGATTCCACGAGCTGGCGGCGGAAGGCCAGAAGCCGCGGACGATGGTGATCGGCTGCTGCGATTCGCGCGTCGCGCCGGAGGCGATCTTCGACGCCGGGCCGGGCGAGCTGTTCGTCATTCGCAATGTCGGCAATCTCGTGCCGCCCTATGCGCCGGACAATCAGTATCACGGCACCTCCGCCGCGCTGGAATATGCGGTGATGGCGCTGAAGGTGCAGCATCTCGTCATTCTCGGCCACGCCCAATGCGGCGGCGTGCGCGCCTATGCGGAGAGCCAGGCCGATCCCTATACGCGGCCGCTCTCGGCCGGCGATTTCATCGGCAGCTGGATCAAGCTGCTGGCCCCGGCCGCCGAGCGCGCCGGCGCCATTCCAGACCCCGTCACGCCGGATTATGTCGAGCGGCTCGCCTTCGAATCGATCAAGCAGGGCGTCGCCAATCTGCGCAGCTTCCCCTGGATCGCGACGCTGGAGCAGCGCCATTATCTCTCGCTGCACGGCGCCTATTTCGGCGTGATGGACGGCAGGCTGCTGGCGTTGGACGAGGCCACGGGCCAGTTCTCGCAGGTCGCGCCGCAGGCCCATGCCGCCGCCTTCGCGCAGCCGCGGTTCTGA
- a CDS encoding TIGR01459 family HAD-type hydrolase, with amino-acid sequence MTIPQISGLSQLADRYDAILCDVWGVLIDGRSHFPVAAEALEKFRARGGKVALVTNASRPSEEVRRQLDGLGLPRAAYDDLVSAGQLTLEQMVARDGEACHHLGPPRDNGLFEAADRLLGGKFRRVPLEAADYVVCTGLIDERRETPDDYAGTLERMRARGLPMLCANPDIVVGIAGELVYCAGALAERYAALGGEVVMAGKPYPPIYAAAIGRIAALAGEAPARVLAIGDGVATDLLGASRAGLDSLFLTEGVHRDELYPPPDRRLDAAAMGALLAGAGVKPVAFAPFLVW; translated from the coding sequence ATGACGATTCCGCAGATTTCCGGCCTGTCGCAGCTCGCCGATCGCTATGATGCGATCCTCTGCGACGTCTGGGGCGTGCTCATCGACGGGCGCTCGCATTTTCCCGTCGCCGCCGAGGCGCTGGAAAAATTCCGCGCCCGCGGCGGCAAGGTGGCGCTCGTCACCAACGCCTCGCGGCCGAGCGAGGAGGTCCGCCGGCAGCTCGACGGCCTCGGCCTGCCGCGCGCCGCCTATGACGATCTCGTCAGCGCCGGGCAATTGACGCTGGAGCAGATGGTCGCGCGCGACGGCGAGGCGTGCCATCACCTCGGTCCGCCGCGCGACAATGGGCTTTTCGAGGCCGCCGATCGGCTGCTCGGCGGAAAATTCCGCCGCGTCCCGCTCGAGGCCGCCGATTATGTCGTCTGCACCGGGCTCATCGACGAGCGCCGCGAGACGCCGGACGATTATGCGGGAACGCTGGAGCGCATGCGCGCGCGCGGCCTGCCCATGCTCTGCGCCAATCCCGACATTGTGGTCGGCATCGCCGGCGAGCTGGTCTATTGCGCCGGCGCTCTGGCCGAGCGCTACGCCGCGCTCGGCGGCGAGGTGGTGATGGCCGGCAAGCCCTATCCGCCGATCTACGCCGCCGCTATCGGCCGCATCGCCGCTCTCGCCGGCGAGGCTCCCGCCCGCGTTCTCGCCATCGGCGACGGCGTGGCCACGGATTTGCTGGGAGCTTCCCGCGCCGGCCTCGACTCGCTGTTCCTGACCGAGGGCGTGCATCGCGACGAGCTCTACCCGCCGCCGGACCGCCGGCTGGACGCGGCCGCAATGGGGGCGCTTCTGGCCGGGGCCGGAGTCAAACCGGTTGCATTTGCGCCGTTTCTGGTGTGGTAG
- a CDS encoding MaoC family dehydratase, whose product MSTPFKTYYFEDLAVGMRETLMKAVMDDDVIAFADLSGDRNPIHLSDHFASKTRFGERIVHGLYTASLISTVIGMYLPGPGAVYLSQTLNFRAPVKIGDVIHVVVEIVELIEKGRRARLHCECLVDGKVVLDGEAWVMVPSREQATRAAQLAKPAASA is encoded by the coding sequence ATGTCGACGCCCTTCAAGACCTATTATTTCGAAGACCTCGCCGTCGGAATGCGCGAGACCTTGATGAAGGCCGTCATGGACGACGACGTGATCGCCTTCGCCGATCTCTCCGGCGACCGCAATCCGATCCATTTGTCGGACCATTTCGCCAGCAAGACGCGCTTCGGCGAGCGCATCGTGCATGGGCTCTACACGGCCTCGCTGATCTCCACCGTCATCGGCATGTATCTGCCGGGGCCGGGCGCGGTCTATTTGTCGCAGACGCTGAATTTCCGCGCCCCGGTCAAGATCGGCGACGTGATTCACGTCGTCGTCGAGATCGTCGAGCTGATCGAGAAGGGCCGCCGCGCCCGCCTGCACTGCGAGTGCCTGGTGGACGGCAAGGTGGTGCTGGACGGCGAGGCCTGGGTCATGGTGCCGAGCCGCGAGCAGGCGACCCGCGCCGCGCAACTGGCCAAGCCCGCAGCCTCCGCCTGA
- the tam gene encoding trans-aconitate 2-methyltransferase: MADWNALLYSTFETERTRPARELLARIPLEAPGFIIDLGCGPGNSAELLAGRFPTARLLGVDSSPDMIAAARARLPAADFALADIADFRPDAAPDLLFANASLQWLPDHRALLPRLVATLAPGGVLAMQMPDNQDEPSHRLMREAAAAGPWAQKIGDASAVRTKIFSAEAYYDLLHETGCETDVWRTTYAHPLAGADAIVEWVRATGLRPFLAPLTEEEARGFVAAYRAALADAYPRRADGKILLLFPRLFIVARRK, translated from the coding sequence ATGGCCGACTGGAATGCGCTTCTCTATTCGACTTTCGAGACAGAACGCACGCGGCCCGCGCGCGAGCTGCTGGCTCGCATTCCGCTCGAGGCGCCGGGATTCATCATCGATCTCGGCTGCGGGCCGGGCAATAGCGCAGAACTGCTGGCCGGGCGTTTTCCCACAGCCCGTCTGCTCGGCGTCGATTCTTCGCCGGACATGATCGCCGCCGCCCGCGCGCGCCTCCCCGCCGCCGATTTCGCGCTGGCGGACATCGCCGATTTTCGTCCCGACGCGGCGCCCGATCTCCTCTTCGCCAACGCCTCGCTGCAATGGCTCCCCGATCATCGCGCGCTGCTTCCGCGCCTCGTCGCCACGCTCGCGCCCGGCGGCGTTCTCGCCATGCAAATGCCCGACAATCAGGACGAGCCGAGCCATCGGCTGATGCGGGAGGCCGCCGCCGCCGGCCCCTGGGCGCAGAAGATCGGCGACGCCTCGGCGGTTCGGACGAAAATCTTCTCCGCCGAGGCCTATTACGATCTTCTGCACGAAACCGGCTGCGAGACGGATGTTTGGCGCACGACCTACGCCCATCCGCTGGCGGGGGCGGACGCGATCGTGGAATGGGTGAGGGCGACGGGGCTGCGCCCATTTCTCGCGCCGCTGACGGAGGAGGAGGCGCGCGGCTTCGTCGCCGCCTATCGAGCGGCGCTCGCCGACGCCTATCCGCGCCGGGCGGATGGAAAGATTCTGCTGCTCTTTCCGCGGCTGTTCATCGTGGCGCGCCGCAAATGA
- a CDS encoding polysaccharide deacetylase family protein: protein MHVLSTLRLAAALLALTPAAFSPAAAQAAECGAQALGVSRTIAIDGSEGLALGLQTYPRTLALADHEVVLTFDDGPAHGATERVLDALKEECARATFFLVGSHAAESPALVRRIVAEGHNAGHHSYSHPARTLRLMSEDAAQADIEKGFHAVDAAAGFPAGAPSPHFPFFRFPGFADTPELVRWLGERNITVFGADLWASDWQEMTPRAELDLVMSRLQAAGKGVILFHDPRPSTAAMMPDFLRELKARGFRLVHIVPGEGPTPIVHAKPGWTSATEGIIAKTLGPKGLRSEPQEEGRGVKSR from the coding sequence ATGCATGTACTTTCGACTCTTCGTCTCGCCGCGGCTCTGCTCGCGCTCACGCCCGCCGCCTTCTCGCCCGCAGCCGCCCAAGCGGCCGAATGCGGCGCGCAGGCGCTGGGCGTTTCGCGGACGATCGCGATCGACGGAAGCGAGGGATTGGCGCTCGGCCTGCAGACCTATCCGCGCACGCTGGCGCTGGCCGATCACGAGGTCGTCCTGACCTTCGACGACGGCCCCGCCCATGGCGCGACCGAGCGCGTGCTGGATGCGCTGAAAGAGGAATGTGCGCGGGCGACCTTCTTCCTCGTCGGCTCCCATGCGGCGGAATCGCCGGCGTTGGTCCGGCGCATCGTCGCCGAGGGCCACAACGCCGGACATCATTCCTACAGCCATCCCGCCCGCACGCTGCGGCTGATGAGCGAGGACGCCGCGCAGGCCGACATTGAAAAAGGCTTCCACGCCGTCGACGCCGCTGCGGGCTTTCCTGCCGGCGCGCCTTCGCCGCATTTCCCTTTCTTCCGCTTTCCCGGCTTCGCCGACACGCCGGAGCTGGTGCGCTGGCTCGGCGAGCGAAATATCACCGTCTTCGGCGCCGATCTCTGGGCCTCGGACTGGCAGGAGATGACCCCACGCGCCGAGCTGGATCTGGTGATGTCGCGGCTGCAGGCGGCCGGCAAGGGCGTCATCCTGTTCCACGATCCGCGGCCTTCCACCGCGGCGATGATGCCGGATTTTCTCCGCGAGCTGAAAGCGCGCGGCTTTCGCCTCGTTCACATCGTCCCCGGCGAAGGGCCGACGCCGATCGTCCACGCCAAGCCCGGCTGGACCTCGGCGACCGAAGGGATCATCGCCAAGACGCTCGGCCCCAAGGGCCTGCGCAGCGAGCCGCAGGAGGAAGGCCGGGGGGTGAAATCGCGGTAG
- the mgtE gene encoding magnesium transporter codes for MSQDHEKSAPAEGNFRDEETGEPRADFVAAVEEAIAEGDSGHVKELVSPLHEADVGALIELLDHEERPRLVELMGDEFDFAALTEVGESTREDILEELPVATLAEAMRELESDDAVAILETLEPKEQAEVLEALPAQERIVLRRSLEAAEGTAGRLMQTTLIAVPPFWSAGEVLDFFRATEPDELPDNFFEVFVVDPAYRLLGTVFLDALVRAHPKTRVEEIMQADRRRVQFDEDTEEVARLFERYNLVSVPVVDEAERLVGVITIDDVVDVIQEAASDEIKALGGVGRDEELTDSFWWVVKSRFVWLLVNLCTAFIASSVLKAFETELQQMVALAVLAPIVASQGGNSATQTMTVTVRALATRELSRSNAMRIIMRELATGAFNGAAFGLITGLVAANWFQTIGLGPVMALAMFTNLAAGALGGILVPMLLERWKVDPAVASSAFVTTVTDVVGYGSFLSIATLWFRLR; via the coding sequence ATGTCGCAAGACCATGAAAAATCGGCGCCTGCGGAAGGAAATTTTCGCGACGAGGAAACCGGCGAGCCGCGCGCCGATTTCGTCGCCGCGGTGGAAGAAGCCATCGCCGAAGGCGATTCCGGCCATGTGAAGGAGCTGGTCTCCCCGCTCCATGAGGCGGATGTCGGCGCGCTGATCGAATTGCTCGATCATGAGGAGCGCCCGCGCCTCGTCGAGCTGATGGGCGACGAGTTCGATTTCGCCGCTCTGACCGAGGTCGGGGAGTCGACGAGAGAAGACATCCTCGAGGAGCTGCCCGTCGCGACGCTCGCCGAGGCGATGCGCGAGCTCGAGAGCGACGACGCCGTCGCCATTCTGGAAACGCTGGAGCCCAAGGAGCAGGCGGAGGTCCTCGAGGCGTTGCCGGCGCAGGAGCGCATCGTGCTGCGCCGCTCGCTGGAGGCCGCCGAGGGCACGGCCGGGCGCCTGATGCAGACGACGCTGATCGCCGTGCCGCCCTTCTGGTCGGCGGGCGAGGTGCTGGATTTCTTCCGCGCCACCGAGCCGGACGAGCTGCCGGACAATTTCTTCGAGGTCTTCGTCGTCGATCCCGCCTATCGGCTGCTCGGCACGGTTTTTCTCGACGCGCTGGTGCGCGCCCATCCCAAGACGCGCGTCGAGGAGATCATGCAGGCGGATCGCCGCCGCGTGCAGTTCGACGAGGACACAGAGGAAGTCGCGCGCCTCTTCGAGCGCTATAATCTCGTGTCGGTTCCCGTGGTGGACGAGGCGGAGCGGCTCGTCGGCGTCATCACCATCGACGACGTCGTGGACGTCATTCAGGAGGCCGCCTCCGACGAGATCAAGGCGCTCGGCGGCGTCGGCCGCGACGAGGAGCTGACCGACAGCTTCTGGTGGGTGGTCAAGAGCCGCTTCGTCTGGCTGCTCGTCAATCTCTGCACCGCCTTCATCGCCTCCAGCGTTCTGAAGGCCTTCGAGACGGAATTGCAGCAGATGGTGGCGCTCGCCGTGCTGGCGCCCATCGTCGCCAGCCAGGGCGGCAATTCGGCGACGCAGACGATGACGGTGACGGTGCGCGCGCTGGCGACGCGCGAGCTCTCGCGCTCCAACGCCATGCGCATCATAATGCGCGAGCTCGCGACAGGAGCCTTCAATGGCGCGGCTTTCGGCCTCATCACCGGGCTCGTCGCCGCCAATTGGTTCCAGACGATCGGCCTCGGCCCGGTGATGGCGCTGGCCATGTTCACCAATCTCGCCGCCGGCGCGCTGGGCGGCATTCTGGTGCCCATGCTGCTCGAGCGCTGGAAGGTCGATCCGGCCGTCGCCTCCAGCGCCTTCGTCACCACCGTCACCGATGTCGTCGGCTATGGTTCCTTTCTGAGCATAGCCACGTTATGGTTCCGCCTTCGATGA
- a CDS encoding GH25 family lysozyme, translating to MRSNEIFAAAAAVLLSTALSGCGSAVDPSYSARPRFATSAPLVNTRKDPTYLAYAVPESQLHAYPATRSAEFSVHGVDVSKYQGDIDWQAVKESGVGFAFIKATEGGDALDSKFQRNWAAAKAAGVPRGAYHFVYWCRPPHEETGFFKSVVPAEPDALPPVLDVEATPTSRTCKRTLYREEVLRDMRVMLEDLERHYGKKPIIYSSVDFYQAILHSGALAEYPIWVRSTKYHPAVRYGDRKWTFWQYRSDGHVPGISVAVDQNTFNGSHAQWREWLADQTGLKAQPVATAAAKPIDDRGIEKLIEEDPAMLPSAMKNAQ from the coding sequence ATGCGATCGAACGAGATTTTCGCGGCCGCGGCCGCCGTCCTCCTCTCCACGGCCCTCTCCGGCTGCGGCAGCGCCGTGGATCCGTCCTATAGCGCGCGCCCGCGCTTTGCGACCAGCGCGCCGCTGGTCAACACGCGCAAGGACCCGACCTATCTCGCCTATGCGGTGCCGGAGTCGCAGCTGCACGCCTATCCGGCGACGCGCAGCGCCGAATTCTCCGTGCATGGCGTCGATGTCTCCAAATATCAGGGCGATATCGACTGGCAGGCGGTGAAGGAATCCGGCGTCGGCTTCGCTTTCATCAAGGCGACCGAGGGCGGCGACGCGCTCGACTCCAAGTTCCAGCGCAATTGGGCGGCGGCCAAGGCGGCCGGCGTGCCGCGCGGCGCCTATCATTTCGTCTATTGGTGCCGCCCCCCGCATGAGGAGACCGGCTTCTTCAAATCCGTCGTGCCGGCGGAGCCGGACGCGCTGCCGCCCGTGCTGGACGTGGAGGCGACGCCCACTTCCCGCACTTGCAAGCGCACGCTCTATCGCGAGGAAGTGCTGCGCGACATGCGCGTCATGCTCGAAGATCTCGAGCGCCACTACGGCAAGAAGCCGATCATCTACAGCTCGGTGGATTTCTATCAGGCGATCCTGCATTCCGGCGCGCTGGCGGAATATCCGATCTGGGTGCGCTCGACCAAATATCATCCGGCCGTGCGCTACGGCGACCGCAAATGGACCTTCTGGCAATATCGCTCCGACGGCCATGTCCCCGGAATCTCCGTCGCCGTGGATCAGAACACGTTCAACGGCAGCCATGCGCAATGGCGGGAATGGCTCGCCGATCAGACCGGGCTGAAGGCGCAGCCGGTCGCCACGGCGGCGGCCAAGCCGATCGACGATCGCGGCATAGAGAAGCTGATCGAGGAAGACCCGGCGATGCTGCCCTCCGCGATGAAGAACGCGCAGTGA
- a CDS encoding lysozyme inhibitor LprI family protein translates to MTPHFLRVSFVATELLISGATARAMDCAKATTLVEKTICADPPIKWQDDVISRNYFAALKSLREKGDKPVHDQMQEAQRRWLAVRNACGSKAAGGLDYCIEETTSKRLGRLPAPTAEAGAVPPAGLRIGTEILAWGKPKDGLRTLDHRGRIVLQEPRNSLVDSPFTIHDRWKDGQTDAVLVEEGAADYNNCSTFYVVESRKPGAVARHELGKICGERSSDDYSDNDPDPWSTRNADGFAFISPARPFSNGEVRQWRSKTGDLTMSVIQFLPTPGSTMQSLAASPEPKVIEPLRNAEFFAAVSRLVALDRRRVANALWELTNGGYRNRSPDMPQPELYGLAMDQNTVAYSGCGAVWRGGAHFGCEEGDALAVWDRAGGGFYFALNKFGDNGRDRERAQVEPPLASWPPPARARFENWRNGGRWTDERR, encoded by the coding sequence TTGACGCCTCATTTTTTGCGCGTTTCGTTCGTCGCGACAGAGCTGCTGATTTCAGGCGCGACAGCCCGAGCCATGGACTGCGCCAAGGCGACGACGCTCGTCGAAAAAACCATCTGCGCCGATCCGCCGATCAAATGGCAGGACGATGTCATCTCGCGCAACTACTTCGCCGCGCTGAAATCCCTGCGAGAAAAGGGCGACAAGCCTGTGCACGACCAGATGCAGGAGGCGCAGCGAAGATGGCTCGCGGTACGTAATGCCTGCGGCTCGAAAGCGGCAGGAGGGCTCGACTACTGTATCGAGGAGACCACGAGTAAGCGACTGGGGCGTCTGCCGGCCCCGACCGCCGAAGCCGGAGCGGTTCCGCCGGCTGGCCTCAGAATCGGGACGGAAATCCTTGCCTGGGGCAAACCGAAAGACGGTCTGCGCACGCTCGACCATCGCGGACGTATCGTTCTGCAAGAGCCTCGCAACTCACTCGTCGACTCGCCATTCACAATTCACGACCGCTGGAAGGACGGCCAGACAGACGCAGTCTTGGTGGAGGAGGGCGCCGCCGATTACAATAATTGCTCGACATTCTATGTCGTTGAAAGCAGGAAGCCCGGCGCCGTCGCGCGTCACGAGCTTGGAAAGATCTGCGGCGAGCGTTCGAGCGACGACTACTCGGACAATGATCCAGACCCCTGGTCGACGCGCAATGCGGATGGTTTCGCCTTCATCTCGCCCGCGCGTCCATTCTCTAACGGCGAGGTCAGGCAGTGGCGCTCGAAAACGGGAGATTTGACCATGAGCGTCATCCAGTTTCTTCCGACGCCCGGCTCGACGATGCAGAGCCTTGCGGCGAGCCCGGAGCCGAAGGTCATAGAGCCGCTGCGTAACGCGGAATTTTTCGCCGCCGTGTCTCGCCTCGTGGCGCTCGACAGAAGACGCGTGGCCAACGCCTTGTGGGAACTGACAAACGGCGGTTATCGAAATCGGAGCCCCGATATGCCGCAACCGGAACTCTATGGTCTGGCGATGGACCAGAATACGGTCGCGTATTCGGGGTGCGGCGCGGTGTGGCGCGGAGGCGCCCACTTCGGTTGCGAGGAAGGCGACGCGCTCGCTGTGTGGGATCGCGCCGGAGGCGGATTCTACTTCGCGCTGAACAAGTTCGGCGATAACGGCCGCGACAGAGAAAGGGCGCAGGTCGAGCCCCCGCTCGCCTCTTGGCCGCCACCTGCCCGCGCCCGCTTCGAGAATTGGCGTAACGGCGGTCGCTGGACAGACGAGCGGCGGTGA